From Hippoglossus stenolepis isolate QCI-W04-F060 chromosome 6, HSTE1.2, whole genome shotgun sequence, a single genomic window includes:
- the spryd4 gene encoding SPRY domain-containing protein 4, with protein sequence MAASCRAARLCLLVGRTVSSLPAGRTVSLPERRCFVSTSTRSNLQFKLDERTAHSSLDLFKKDTGIIYRILGLDPTKVPDNPERFRDWAVVFGDEKISSGRHYWEVTVKKSQQFRLGVAEALMSRDDCVGTDGSSWVFSYAQRKWSAMTSNKMVPVTIVGKPDRVGILLDYEAGLLALVDIGNPRIIHSFRAKFKVPLCPAFGLWDGELLTHSGLEEPDGLK encoded by the exons atggCGGCGTCTTGCAGAGCAGCTCGTCTGTGTCTCCTGGTAGGACGCACCGTCTCCTCCCTGCCGGCCGGGAGGACTGTCAGTCTGCCGGAGAGGAGGTGCTTCGTCTCCACCTCCACCCGCAGCA ATCTTCAGTTCAAGCTTGATGAGCGAACAGCCCACAGCAGTCTGGACCTCTTCAAGAAAGACACTGGCATCATCTACCGCATCCTGGGCCTGGACCCCACCAAAGTGCCGGACAACCCGGAGCGTTTTCGGGACTGGGCTGTCGTCTTCGGCGATGAGAAGATCAGCAGCGGACGACACTACTGGGAGGTGACGGTCAAAAAGTCTCAACAGTTTCGTCTGGGTGTGGCTGAGGCGTTGATGTCCCGGGACGACTGCGTGGGCACCGACGGCTCCTCCTGGGTGTTCAGCTACGCTCAGCGCAAGTGGTCCGCCATGACCAGCAATAAGATGGTTCCCGTGACGATTGTAGGCAAGCCGGACCGTGTAGGCATCCTGCTAGACTACGAAGCGGGGCTCCTGGCGCTGGTGGACATCGGGAACCCCCGGATCATTCACAGTTTCAGGGCAAAGTTCAAGGTTCCTCTGTGCCCTGCGTTCGGACTTTGGGACGGGGAGCTGCTCACACACTCTGGCCTGGAGGAGCCTGATGGCCTGAAGTGA